The DNA region cccaggtagtttatccttgatatgttcatcctaacccatgacaaatattcttccttcgagtttatccttgatatgttcaccttaaccagtgacggatactctctctgttggttttctacccagtaaaaaggtagttgtaagtcctatttgATTTCTCTCCCCAGtgttattcttacccagtaaccggtaatggatacacattttcttcctcaacgagtcatccttgatatgtttaccctaaccgataatGGATGTCCGTCTGTTAGAGTGTATTGtctttctacccagtaaccgataatagataatatatatcTTGTACTCCTATGTTGAACTtcattcttccctagttgagtttgagtgcgtatttcctcagtgaaatctccatcccctgtttggtttgaatatttcagttttgttctgataTATTCTTATCCCTTGCAGATTTCCCTTATCCTTAGtccgagtccttccattgatttatttttgtGGAAAATACCTCatgtctccagcagttttcaagttgtagcctgacctacgcatagccttttatcccctagagtctttgtctcctcagtgagctTTCCTTACAGAATGTGTtgtgctcctgtggactttcggtgtctcctaatttcttttcctttttggcaATATACTCCCCTACAAATATTATCTTTACatacatatcatatgcatcatgaggtctcttagggaccaaaatttgtttctagatgttgttatttaagtccattctacttAATTGATACGAgtattttaaccttcacatcctcagttagaatgtccttaaataggggcagctgtaagaccccaaatttgaccctaagatccctcatgttatctcatcgTATGCATTTTCTTTGGGATCAAACCTTGGCAGCCTCCTTACCACTCAatcattgggtttgtattgggaaagatcaccaagcacatttgattgtatcatactttatttttctttgtttactaaccaaaataccaaaaatatgtctatgtatagcattgtttcttttgtaggtagtgggtacatccaccaatgcctcatcaatctcacaactagggtttgagactctcagtgcaaggagatcaatcaataGATTCTTCATAATGGTTCTAGACATTATATATGGAtaccctaattcatttgggtatcttgtgtgacttccttaacgagtttattcaacatttgatcaaatatttcaagggatacttcataatacatcatcttatgcatatatggtcctccatgagtcctaaagatcaagataacttcaagtttgcaagttggttcaaggaggttgacgagagaaagtcaactagtcaaaattggggttccctagaccctatctcctacaaattttgtcatatgaaaattattccaagagaaacgttactccttatgacattccaaacaactttcatgttgaggtcaagagttagttttgcttggaaagacatttttaaggtgaaagattataggttattttgtttgtgccctagttaagaggtcaacttccaTAGACTATTACTTGCTTAATGTTTATGCGATGAAGGCCATAAAAGTTTAATTATAAATGTcaagatgtcctctccaactttgattctttgagaaatctcaaattcaacttgcaaaggcatgtgcaaagaggaaacattataggtcattttggatcattaccattgaacaagacattttcttcaacttcctaaatgcataactccttcatgccaaatacaaatgaggtcaaatttttGCCCAAATTTAAGAGTATTTAAATAGATACGACTTTGGTGAAGGAACactttccatttgaagctcatataaaatgttattcaaagtggaagaagtggatatttgacttggtacttagaaaattttcaattatgttttatttctcaaactttcacatcaaaattcatcatgataccTTCAAATAGAAAAGagttcaacatgaaagttgttcccctagatcttacctttccaaagagtccataatcacttcatttggacaagatttaaAGGACTTTTTCATATCTACTTTCTTGGGTTTGTTTTGGCATGATTTGGATTTAAATGATCATTTccctttgcatgcttccatgtgatgacctTAATATTCATTATGCACAAATTGAAGTTGGATTGCATCATTATTTAGGACTAAAccattgcccatgcatccatgcactATGATTTCTAATTTTATCAAAAATTCAAAGGGTGCAAAACTGAATTCAATTGGCTATATAAACAAGTAATTGCCTCTAGAATGACGAACACGTTGCCCAAGCTTTTCCAAGAGATCTCAGAACCTCACACCATTGAATTGATTGAAGATTTCTTtaaaatcgagtttgaatttcaccttttgttttgaagttcaaactccaaggattcataaCCTTTctcatctcaattgatcactgcaagcaagaggaggaagaatcaagcaaattcAGAACGAGATCAAGTTAATTTAAAGctactcgaaggtgatttttcagaaactttgagccttcggttctctctcaattcttcaccattctctttgatttttggttggctgaagtcctactaatgtaggcaataagattgagttgctttgaggacaaatcgaagcaactcagatatgaacctcaaatttcaaatccatgtatctttctaTATAATTGGAATTGGAACTAATGGAtgtcagattcgtgctcctgagcatttttccttcaataacatgtactcacttttcatttttcatttggttGAAGGTGGACAAGTCcgtgaggtccaccgaagaatatgaccggagctagggctctggttCCCATGTTTTAATCCTAAGCATCCATTCTGATTACCACATGTGCAGCACTTCGACTTTGGTCAATGATGGATAGCgcgcgcgtggccatcagatctaccaccttaattaatgagggagatcttatggcccttttttttttgtattttttgaatttccatttaatccacttattttatttaattcatagaaatttcatttttaatcaaaaaaatatgagactttcaccaaaaatctttaaatatttttctcttccatattctgaattaaaattatattttggattaattttggtattttccatgtattaaatatttttatgcatatttttaatcatttaaaaatacttaagtctttttaaaaaaagtgaatttttttgtccaaggtcctttgaccttgtttggcctaggataaatcccttggccatttatttggtgttcTGAAGGGTTTTTGGTTTTGACCAATataaaatgtattttaattcacttttaatgtgatttttaattgattaaatgtgtaaaaatattattgagtcatttttatggtcttgtgatgtttgactttctgtttgggccttagtcgtggttaatttgacttttgttggatcaataccattggatttaggggattgatgaaatgtacatttcatctcccaaaataaatgaatggttttgatttgatgaaattcctctcatgatcaatttgtgtttctatcttcccctccctcttcatcttcatccctattctttcccattccccCATTTTCCAATGgaatctctaatgtctaaaggctaattgattcatcaatgaccttgtgtcacATAAATaaatacaagtatgactgagataggttcctcccatttttttagtgtgtggtatgttttaggagttttgttccttgtaccaaatctctaacatgcattaacacctatatttttattactcggtctcagatagttgtgacttctacgtaagtccaattacgattgcttaacatagagctaaatttgacccttaatgcataacattctagtaagtgagattgtaagtctcccattcttcatggaattgtgtggagacatgaccttttttccttttttgacaactagtggcatacttgttaaattatccaagtttgagcccttctcatggaagatgtcttggtttaaggattcatacatgtgaatgaatggttgagtgttctccagagaatgacttaatcaattaaaaatcacctcTAACACCACTAgcttttgactaacatttgagtAACTCTAATTCATTAtacttttactttcaagtcatttactttatgcaatttaactttcagtcatttatcattcattgccatttacatttcatataacttatTTATGCTTCAGTCCttttcatttttctcatttgagtcatatcttgtgattgtatttatttgtttgtgtgttttgattttgtttgtggtcttaggaccctaaaacacctaataacaacaaaaaccctaaaaaacatttggtggactgttgaacttgatatgagcttttggacttagaattaggcaacattccctgtgctaaaggacttggctaaAGCCAACACCTGATACTGAGCTATTCTTGACAAGTGACTTTCATCTGATGTAAGACTTGAGAATCTCCTTGATTCATCTTCTACTTTGTCTTGGggcttaattgttatttttatatttgtctttgtctgatgttttattttaagttgatcaaggaatatttcatctggtacattggaagacaatgaagactgctagttattggaatgcttgcttggatgtgtccatctttatttaattccttgatctttatgatgttTGGGTATTGTTCATTGCTTATTGATCATTGCTTGATTAaaatccaaaggaaaatgggtttctatatgacagTCTTGTCTGTTAGATCTTATCtcattggtcatatcttttcaactcttaacttttaaatttgtacttaggatagcctcttgatttcctcccacttcttaaatttcaaaatttctcaGTCTTTTTAAAAAcatttctttgcttgtgatttaaATTTTAGACattgttttaataattagaaactttaAACTTTAGCCTTACgccattgaatttttgaacttcttttcttaaatcaaacttgtaaataaacttaaccatattaacttaaatttcaaaagataaaaataactaacaattccattcaaatttttggccttTTGCAACTATTTCAATAATAATATTCAATAATAACAATTTACCATAAAATCCCTTTTTTttcataaaattttggaaggattacactgagtacaatttcaaaaaccaaaaatacaaatataagagaaaaggaaagtatCATCATATGGATCCCTAGCAGCTGAATCTGATGAACTGGCCAAGGGAGTGTACTTTCTTCGGTTGCGTCTGATCTCTGACTCATAAGTGGTCTTCATCCGAGCTTTCTCAATGATAAGCTAATCGacgatcttcttccaagcaccagaaggctgaggaatactagagggaaagggaaagggaaaagtacgaacaaaactaataaaatggaaaaggaaaagggaaaagggaaaagggaaaagtacaaacaaaaccgAAAGATAggaatttttcaaatcaaaactaataaaatgccagagatttcaggtaagggggttggttacacatagggaaggtattagcatccaaagtgtcctaggtactcctagggagccctttttgtgtgtaagtgttttagttgaaaaagatgtttgctaaaaatagaatgaagggatgagaacataattcattatttataattttgtgtttgacaagaccttcggtcttatgcctacgtaccaacataaaaatgagggatcaaaacctcgtagttcgtggtaaaaatttcaaagatggatggattagttttaacaaaagcttaaagatcttttgttttcaaagggagaatactcaaccaaacatccaccgataatgagggctttTCAACATATAAGAGGGAGtgctccaacttggattcaatcaacaagtatgccactaacccctaataaatggaaagacttacaatcaaaatatcatggaatgggacaattatatctcaaccaaagataactcaaatctaaatgctttattttgaaaagtttaaaagaaaaaggcacaaaatggccaaaaggattagatgaggctgataattctttttgtctttctgaaaataaagtcaatattattaagttcattcacaagtttgattaagaaagcATTTTTAAAAAAgtcaatggcataaggccaaagtttctactcattaaaacaagtctaagttgaaaatCACAAGCcaagaagttttgaaaatgagggagagactttgaaattaaagaagaatGAAGAGATGAAaggactatcctagacaagatttaaaagtttagagttgaaaatatctaacCAATGGAAAGCAaccacaagacaagaatgtcaggtagaaactcatttcctttggattgctaagcaagcaacaagcataaccatccaagcaattaatatgAAGACCAATGGCATCAAgtaaagataaccaaacatccaagcaagcactccaaagcaagcaatcttcaatgtCCTATAAATGTATCAGATAAAATATCCCTTGAAACATATTCAAAGAGAAAGCATCAAATAATCACAATAAGATCAAAATAGAAATTCAAACAAGAAGAATGAGTTTAATAGATAAACCAAAGGAGTGTCTAGCTTGTATCAGTTGAATGACACTGGCCAAGAAATagtctcaaataatggcattggccaagtttcCTTCAaagcatagggatgttgcctactctaagtccaaagtccaaatcaagtcacagacagggatccaacagtccaccaatatattttttaggtttttttgttttttattaagtgttttaaggtcctaagactacaaacaaaacaaaatcacaagcagAAAATAATGCAAGCGCAAGATATGGCTCAAGAGGTCAAAGAGAAAATGAATGaaaacataaacaaattgcatgaatgtaaatgacaatgaatgataaagtgcataaatttaaattgcattaaagtaaatgacattaaaaataaagtcaatacaaaagatgttagtcaatgttagtggaagaagaaaagattgagtcattttttggagaacactcagcCATCCACTCACAtgcatgaaaatatgaacctagacatcattcatgagaagggctccaacttggatagATCAATAAttatgccactagctctcataaattGAAAAGAGGTaaaatcttcacacaataccatgagggATTGGAGACTTACAATTTGACTTACAAAAATGCAATTGCTTTTAGGAGAAATTTAGTgttatattaagcaatcgtaattagacttatgtagaagtcacaactatctgaggttgaacaataataatattggtgttaatgcatgctagagacaaggaATCAAGACCAAACTCataaagcataccacacacaaaaataagagggggtggacctatctcaatcaagctcatgtgGATTCATCTGACACAgggtcattgatgaatcaactagcatttgaaTGTTTGAGAAGTCATTGGCCAATGAAGGGTTTGGGAAGAAAACAGATGTAGATAAAGAGATTAAGTGAAAAAAATCCCAAATTTATCAAGGGatgaacttcatttgatcaataccatccattcattttgagggatggagttcaaacttcatcaaccccctaaatccaatggtattgaccaaaTAAATATCCAATCCAAccaagatcaaggccaaacaCAAGTTGAGTTAacacaaagtcaaaacaaaagcttaacaaaatattaaagcaattaaacaatttaagttcaatttttaaatgaagaaaaatacattttaaaaggGGAAAAATCTTAAATCtcttcaaatcaccaaataaatagccaagggatttatcataggtcaaaaaaggtcaaaggacctttgactaatttttttggcattttttgaaagtcagaagtatttaaaatcaattaaaaacaagtcaaaaatcaataaattcactaaaaatatcaaactcaatccaaaaaataattttaattcagaaaatggaagaggaaattatttgtgaaattttggtaaaagtcccatattttttggattaaaatggAAATTATAATGAATTTATCAAGAAAATggtatttaaaatattaaatggaaactaaaattaaatcagaaaaacaAGGGCCActagatctccctcattaattaaggtggcatATCTAATGGCCAATGCACGTTATCCACCAAACACCTCAGTCAACGCGTGTGTACACTTGGTAATCAGAATGGAGGgatgagattaaaacgtggacCATGGATCAAATGGCTTGGACAATGCCAATGCAccatcggagccctagctccggtcatcttcttaGGTCAGGTCACCAGACTGGTCAGGATCAAAGTGTCACCAAAATAAATAGATCATACACTATTATGATTTGGTTTGCTTcttgcttgttcacacatctTAGCAAAATTGAATCTTAATTTCTCTTGTAGAGTACCCAACCAGTTAAGAAGAACTTGGAAGACAATTTCCAAATGTATTTCTTATCGGTAATGGATGCATCCTTTGGATATTCTTGGCATTCTAAGAATCTCATATTGTCATAGAACCAAGGATAATCGTCGGCTTCGTCTTCGTACGCCAAACAGTAAGCGAGCTCGTCAAAGTAGTTGAGGTGAAAGGATGGGTCTTCATTCTTCCACTTGACCTTAAACATGAACGCCAAGGTTGCCAAGGCGTCAGCTAGTTGATTATCTTCCCGAGGGATGTGGTGGGATGTAATCTCGTTAAAGTAAGGGACAATTTTCAAGACATGCTCCTTGTAAGGGATAAGCTTGTGCTCTCTAGTATCCCGATATTCTTTGACTTGGCTAACAACCAAGGCTGAATCTTTGTAGACTTCAAggattttgatcctaagatcaatcGTGGCTTCAATATCGATGATACGAGGCTCGTACTCcaccatattgtttgtacattcaaaatACAACCTTGCAGGGAAGGGGAGGTGAAAACCAGTTGGGGAGGTGATAATTGCCCCTATGCCATTGCCATGAGAATTAGAAGCTCCATAAAAAAAACCAAAGTCCATCGGATCCAGGCTCGGGTCCTTCCTCAGGGTCGGGGATGTTTCAATCCCTAATCAACATAATATCCTCATCATGAAATTCGAATCGCATAGACTGGTAGTCTACCAAGGGCTGATATGTAAGATAGTCGGATAttacactccctttgatggccttttgagtAACATGTTGGATGTCATACTCGGTTAAAGTCATTTTCCATCGAGCTACTCTACCAGTTAGAGTAGGCTTCTCAAAGACGTATTTGACAGGGTCCATCTTATAGATTAATAACATTGTATGAGTGAGCATGTACTGTCTTAGCTCCTCGTAGAGATCCACCAACCCAAACTCTTTG from Lathyrus oleraceus cultivar Zhongwan6 chromosome 1, CAAS_Psat_ZW6_1.0, whole genome shotgun sequence includes:
- the LOC127096333 gene encoding uncharacterized protein LOC127096333, with product MVEYEPRIIDIEATIDLRIKILEVYKDSALVVSQVKEYRDTREHKLIPYKEHVLKIVPYFNEITSHHIPREDNQLADALATLAFMFKVKWKNEDPSFHLNYFDELAYCLAYEDEADDYPWFYDNMRFLECQEYPKDASITDKKYIWKLSSKFFLTGWVLYKRN